Within the Solidesulfovibrio sp. genome, the region CTGGCCAGGCTGCGCCAGATCCTGCTCAACCTCATCGGCAACGCCGTGAAGTTCACACCCAACGGCTCGGTTTCGGTACGCGTGTCCCTCCAACCGGCCGCAGGCAACCCCGACGAAGCCGTCCTCCTTTTTTGCGTGCGCGATACCGGCATCGGCATTCCCAAGGAAAAGCAGCAGGTCATTTTCGAGAGCTTCACCATCGGCGAGCATTTCCTCAACAAGCGGTTCGGCAACACCGGCCTGGGGCTTTCCATCTCCAAGGAAATCGTGGAAAAAATGGGCGGGAGCCTGAGCCTTGACAGCGCGCCCGGCCAGGGAAGCGTTTTTTCGTTTTGCGCCGCCTTCCGGCGGGCCACGCCCCTGGGGGCGGTTTCGCCGGCCCGGCCCCTGCCCTTCATCTGCCAGGGCGCGGTCATCGCCTACGCCGAGGACGAGCCCGTCAGCCGCCTGCTCGTGCGCCGCATCCTCGAAGACCGGGGCTATGTGCCGCTGGTCGTCGAATCGGTCACCGGGCTGCTGGCGGCCTTGGCCGCCAAACCGGTGGACATGGTGCTCATGGACGTGCAGATGCCCGAAATGGACGGTCTGGAGACCACGGCCCGCATCCGTTCCGGCGCCGTGCCCGGCGTAGCCCCGGACATCCCCATCATCGGCCTGTCCGCCAGCGCCGACGCCAGGGCCCGCGACCGGGGGCTGGCCGCCGGCATGGATGGCTACATCGTCAAGCCCGTCACCCGAAAACGCCTCATCGAGGCCGTGGAAACCGCCCTGTCGCGGACCTACGCCGCAAATCACTTGATCTCCACACCCGGCTGAGCTATAAAACCTCTCTTTTTCCCGCCACGGGATTTCGCCTCCAAAGGAGACCCGTCATGACCCGCAAGGACCGAACCGAGGGCATCTATTCCCGCCGGGAAGTGCTCGACGAATCCGAACGCCGGCAGTACTACCAGATCCAGATCAAGGATCTGCTGTCCTACGCCTACCGGTATTCCGAGGACGTCAAGAAACGCTTCGACCGTGCCCAGTTCCAGGCTTCCAAATTCAAGACCCTCTCGGACCTCAAGCACATTCCCATTCTCAAGAAGAAAGAGCTGATCTTTCTCCAGTCCATGGGGCCGCGCCTGGGAGGGCTTTTAACCAAGGACATGGGCGAGTTGCGCCGCATCTTCCTCTCCCCGGGCCCCATCTTCGACCCCGAGGACCGCGAGGACGACTACTGGGGCTGGACCGAGGGCTTCTACGCCTGCGGCTTCCGCTCCGGCGACCTGGTCCAGGTGACCTTCAATTACCACCTGACCCCGGCCGGGCTGATGTTCGAGGAGCCGCTCAAAAACCTCGGCTGCGCCGTGATGCCCGCCGGGCCGGGCAACTCCGCCACCCAGCTCGAGGTCATGCAGAAGCTGCGGGCCACGGGCTACGTCGGCACGCCGAGCTACCTCATGCACCTGGCCCAGAAGGGCGAGGAGATGGGGCTCAACCTGCGCAAGGACCTCTACATGGAAGTGGCCTTCGTCACCGGCGAGAAATTCTCCGAAAAGCTGCGCGCCAACCTGGAGAAGAAATTCGACATCATCATGCGCCAGGGCTACGGCACGGCCGATGTCGGCTGCGTGGGCTACGAATGCTTCCACAAGACCGGGCTGCACATCGCCAACCGGGCCTTCGTCGAGATCTGCCACCCCGACACCGGCATTCCCCTCAAGGACGGCGAGGTGGGCGAGATCGTGGTCACGGCCTTCAACAAGACCTATCCCCTCATCCGCCTGGCCACGGGCGATTTGTCCTACATCGAGCGCGCCCCCTGCCCGTGCGGGCGGACCTCGCCGCGCCTGGGGTCCATCGTCGGGCGCGTGGACACCACCGCCCGCATCAAGGGCATGTTCGTCTACCCGCACCAGGTCGAGCAGGTCATCACCCGCTTCGAGGAAATCAAGCGCTGGCAGATCGAGGTCACCAACCCCGGCGGCATCGACGAGATGAACCTCATCGTCGAGGCCTCCAACTTCAAGCGCGAGGAAGACCTGCTCCACAAGTTCCGGGAGAAGATCAAGCTGCGCCCGAGCCTGACCGTGGTCGCCCCCGGCACCCTGCCGCCGCAGATCCGGCCCATCGAGGACAAGCGCAAGTGGGACTAGGGGCGCGTCGCCGCAGCCGCGCACCGTTGACGGGCCGCCCATGAGCACGCCGCGCCCCCCCCTTTCGCCCCGCCTCGGCCAGGGCCGGGAATGTTTCCGGACCCTGGCCGCGCTGGGCCTCGCCCTCGCCCTGGCCGTGGGGAACGGCGGCTGCGCCGGCAAAAAGGCTCCCGCCGCCCCGCAAGCCGCCCGGCCCCTGCCCGAGGCGCTGCTGACCGCCTCCGGGGAGCCCCTGTCCCCGGCCGCCTTTGCCGCGGACATCGCCCGGGCCGACTACATCCTGGTCGGCGAGGAACACCCCAACCCCTGCGACCATCTGGCCCAGGCCGGGCTTATCCGCCGCCTGGTCGCTTCCGGCGTGCGGCCGGCCGTGGGCCTGGAGATGGTCCCGGCCGACCGACAGGACGTGCTCGACGCCTTCAACGCCGGCAAGCTGGCCGTGGCCGACCTGCCGGCCGCCCTGGCCTGGAAAACGACCTGGGGCTACCCCTTCGCGCTCTACGCCCCGATTTTCGAGGCCGCCCGGGAGTACGGGCTGCCCGTTTTCGCGTTGAACGCCCCGGCCGGCCTGGCCCGCAAGGCCGGCCGCGTCGGCCTGGAAAACCTGCCTCCGGCCGAGCGCGTCACGCTTCCCGGGGCGGTCGTCGCGCCCGACCCGGCCCAAGTCGAGGAACTGCGCGAACTGTTTTCCAGCCACGCCGCCATGCGCGAAAAAGCGGCCACAAAGGCGGCCGAGGCCAAGGGCAAACCGAAAAAAGCCCCGGCCCCCGACTCCGGACGCGACCGCTTCGCCGATTTCACCACCGTGCAGGCCCTGTGGGACACGCAGATGGCGGCGCGCGCCGTCCTGGCCCGGGCCCTGACCGGCCGGCCGGTGGTGGTCGTCGCCGGCGGCGGCCACGTGGAGCGCGGCTGGGGCATCGCCAAGCGGCTGCGGTATTTCGAGCCTAGGTCCCGCCTCGCCACGGTCATGCCCTGGCGCGGCGGCGACGGGCCGGACCGCGCCCTGGCCGGTTCTTTCTACGCCTGTCCGGCCATGCACAAAAGCCGGCTGGGCATGACGCTGTCCCAGGAAGTCTCGGACGCGGGACCGGACGGCGCCGGCAATCTCCTGGTGACGGCCGTGGTCCCGGACTCCCCGGCGGCCAAGGCCGGCCTGCTCGCCGGCGACGCCGTCACCGCCGCCGGAGGGCATCCGGCCACGCACCTGGCCGTGCTCCACACCGCCGCCATCGAGGCGGCCAAGGCCGGGGAGCCCCTGCGCCTGACCGTCTCCCGGGCCGGCGAAACCCTCGACATCGCCATCCCCCTCGATATCCCGGCCGGGCCCAAGAAGTAGCCATGCCCGAACTGCCCGAGGTGGAAACCATCGCCCGCGCCTTGTCGCCGGGCCTCGTCGGCCGCGTTGTCTCCGGCCTGGACGTGCCCGACCCCAAGGTCCTGGCCGGGCCGAGGACCAGGGCCGCCTTCGCCAGGGTCGTCCTCGGCCGGGCCGTCACGGCCGTCACGCGCCGGGCCAAGCTGCTGCTCGTCCACCTCGGCCCCCATCCCGAGGCCCCGTCCGGGCCGGGGGCCGTCATCGCCTTCCACCTCAAGATGACCGGCCGCTTCCACATCGCCGGACCGGACGCCGCGCCCCCCGACCGGGCCAGGCTCCTGCTGCGCCTGGACGACGGCCAGGCCCTGGTTTTTTCCGACCTGCGCCGTTTCGGCACGGCCCGGGCCTTCGCCTCGCCCGAGGCGCTCGCCGCCTGGGACTTCCACGCCACGCTCGGCCCCGAACCCTGGGACATGACGCCCCAAGCCTTCGCCGAAGCCCTGGGCCGCCGGGGCGCCCGGATCAAGGCGGCGCTCCTCGACCAGACCCTCATCGCCGGTGTCGGCAACATCTACGCCGACGAATCGCTTTTCGCCGCCGCCGTCCATCCCGAAACACCCTGCCGGGACCTGTCCCCCGAAAAACGCGCCGCCCTGCTCGCCGCCATCCAGGCCGTCCTCGTCCGGGCCATCGCCGCCGGCGGCAGCACCATCCGCGACTACCGCACCCCGGACGGCGTGGAGGGCGGCTTCCAGAACGAATTCACGGTCTACGGCCGGGCGGGCCAGGCCTGCCCGGCCTGCGGCCAGGCCCTTGCCAGCCTGAAAGTGGCCGGCCGGACCTCGACTTTTTGCCCGCGCTGCCAAAAGAAGTAGGACGTTTCCATGTCGCAATACGTCAGACAAATCGCCAAGGACGCCTCCATCGTCGGCGGCGCGACGCTTTTGTCGCGCATCCTCGGCTTTTTCCGGGACATGATCCTGGCCTACGTCCTGGGTGCCGGCATCGCCGCCGACGCCTTCTACGTGGCCTACCGCCTGCCCAACATGATGCGCCGGCTTTTCGCCGAGGGCTCCATGACCATGGCCTTCGTGCCGGTATTCACCAAGCTGCGCGAGGAGGAAGGCGACGCGCGGGCCTTCGCCATGCCCCGGGCGGCGCTTTTTTG harbors:
- a CDS encoding AMP-binding protein; protein product: MTRKDRTEGIYSRREVLDESERRQYYQIQIKDLLSYAYRYSEDVKKRFDRAQFQASKFKTLSDLKHIPILKKKELIFLQSMGPRLGGLLTKDMGELRRIFLSPGPIFDPEDREDDYWGWTEGFYACGFRSGDLVQVTFNYHLTPAGLMFEEPLKNLGCAVMPAGPGNSATQLEVMQKLRATGYVGTPSYLMHLAQKGEEMGLNLRKDLYMEVAFVTGEKFSEKLRANLEKKFDIIMRQGYGTADVGCVGYECFHKTGLHIANRAFVEICHPDTGIPLKDGEVGEIVVTAFNKTYPLIRLATGDLSYIERAPCPCGRTSPRLGSIVGRVDTTARIKGMFVYPHQVEQVITRFEEIKRWQIEVTNPGGIDEMNLIVEASNFKREEDLLHKFREKIKLRPSLTVVAPGTLPPQIRPIEDKRKWD
- a CDS encoding ChaN family lipoprotein, whose product is MSTPRPPLSPRLGQGRECFRTLAALGLALALAVGNGGCAGKKAPAAPQAARPLPEALLTASGEPLSPAAFAADIARADYILVGEEHPNPCDHLAQAGLIRRLVASGVRPAVGLEMVPADRQDVLDAFNAGKLAVADLPAALAWKTTWGYPFALYAPIFEAAREYGLPVFALNAPAGLARKAGRVGLENLPPAERVTLPGAVVAPDPAQVEELRELFSSHAAMREKAATKAAEAKGKPKKAPAPDSGRDRFADFTTVQALWDTQMAARAVLARALTGRPVVVVAGGGHVERGWGIAKRLRYFEPRSRLATVMPWRGGDGPDRALAGSFYACPAMHKSRLGMTLSQEVSDAGPDGAGNLLVTAVVPDSPAAKAGLLAGDAVTAAGGHPATHLAVLHTAAIEAAKAGEPLRLTVSRAGETLDIAIPLDIPAGPKK
- the mutM gene encoding bifunctional DNA-formamidopyrimidine glycosylase/DNA-(apurinic or apyrimidinic site) lyase: MPELPEVETIARALSPGLVGRVVSGLDVPDPKVLAGPRTRAAFARVVLGRAVTAVTRRAKLLLVHLGPHPEAPSGPGAVIAFHLKMTGRFHIAGPDAAPPDRARLLLRLDDGQALVFSDLRRFGTARAFASPEALAAWDFHATLGPEPWDMTPQAFAEALGRRGARIKAALLDQTLIAGVGNIYADESLFAAAVHPETPCRDLSPEKRAALLAAIQAVLVRAIAAGGSTIRDYRTPDGVEGGFQNEFTVYGRAGQACPACGQALASLKVAGRTSTFCPRCQKK